The sequence CATGACAGAGTGAAACGCAGATCATGCACAAAAGCTTTATCTGAGGTGCAAAAAGTACTGAGAAATTGTACTTAAGTTAAAGTACAGTTACTatgtcaaaacaaacaaacaaaacattactcaattaaaagtatTACGTACCTAACCTAAAATAGTTAGGAGAAAGTACAAAAGTATCATTGCATACAAgatttaaaactaaaacttaaacacttttttaaaaagcttttttaATTGCCTTTTGAAAATGAGACAGCAGTGTTTcacattttagtatttttgatgcaatttgtttttttttacactcaaaaaataactattttcttaTTGTTCTATGTAAGAAACTAGGACACAGCAGATGTTAAACTGAAAATAATGTCCTGAAACCTGTTATCTGAGTATTTACAGCTAAAATTATCAGATGATTTTACAGACATTTgaatattgtgattttttttgtgtgtgtgtgtgtgtgtgtgtgtgtgtgtgtgtgtgtgtgtgtgtgattataaTAAAACAAGAGCTCAAAGTATGTCTGAATAGGATAGATTATAATATGTGTGCATGATCACATTAggataaatatttttaaattactcaGGAAAGATTTAAGTCACAATGACAAATATGTAATTTTAAGTTTACATGAAATTGTAATAGAgtaaaaagtattattttttccttgtaattgtaattgagtaaaagtacagcaCTTGGTTTTAACAGAACTCAAAGTAAACTACAGATTCCCCAAAATACTACTATACTAAAATATAGTGAAGTACTATTACTCAAATACATTAGACCACTGTGCTTTATCTGTTCTGTCTGTTCAAACTCCAGAGGCCACTGTCGAGCTGACGCTCACCAACACCACTAGTCAAGGCAGGAGAGAGATTATTGGCCCGACCGCATCGGCTTGCAACACCACACATGTCCCTAATTCCATACTCAAACCCAGCATTGTCACCAAGACCATGGAGGAGGTACTGAAACGAGACCATTCATGTGCCTTCAGTTggattaatgtattatttatatagatTCTTAATTCTAACTGAATGCTGATGGACTTTAACAGTTGGAGGAGGAAGAGAGTGGAGACCAGTTTGAGCTGAACATTGCAGTCACAAACCCTGAGAAAATTGGTATGTtgtccaccttatttttcaatgcAGAAGTAAGCTATTTCCTGTGAATGTGCAAGACTTCAGATTCATCAGCCTCTATAGGTAAAAAACTAGAACAACAACTTGtgataaattgaaataatatgatAACATCAAGCAGCATAATGGACTATAATGTGATATTAGTTAAAATATCACAGTtatataagaataataataaaacagctGACACCAGAAGTCTTACACATTCAAGTTACAAATGGTAGCATAGTGCCTactattacattaaaaataaagtggATATACTTGCATCATTTAGTTTgtctagatcagtggttctcaaccagttGCCCAGTAGGGGGCCTCAGCAAACTTCCAAAggaagtttaaaataaaaagtatttttttacattttagaatgatttaaaatagattttaagttagaatattttaatgcaatgcTATATCCGATAAACATCAGGAAGTACAAGAAATATGATTTCAGAATATATTTCTcatattttccatgttgttgttgttgttgttgttgttattattgtagAACATACAGTTCTTAAAACTTATGGAATAAGAACATTAATCATAAacaataggggtgtgacgagacaggtatctcacgagacgagacgagactcgagactgagttcacgagacgagacaagatttttacaagatctcgtcacacccctaataaacaataattaatCTATTGACACTCATAAAAAACAAGCAGGATTGTCATTATTACAGCTGTAGTACCAGAGGAAATATCTTAGCCTACATGTGTGGGCCTTCAAATATTACCTTGGACAATGAGGAGTGAAAAGATTGCGAATCGCTAGTCTAGATTGAGCCTCTTGTTCTGGATGTTCATTTGAGCGCTACAGTGACTGTGTTTTCTCTGTTATTGTGTTGCAGGAGATGGCATGAATGCCTACATGTCTTACAAAGTTTCGACTCAGGTACATAAAGCTCTTCcttattactatatttttggATTGCTCAAGCTTTATTTATCTAAATTATGCCCTTTATCCACgcttctctgtctctctccagACTACACTGCCCATGTTCCATAATAAGACTTTCACAGTGCGTCGACGTTTCAGTGATTTCCTTGGACTTTATGAGAAGATGTTGGCCAAACACTCCTTGCTGGGCTGCATCATCCCACCTCCACCTCAGAAGAGCGTAGTGGGTAAAGAAGCTCTCATGCTCACTCTGGCTCTTTGTCTAGTGGAGTTATTCTAGTGAACCCAACTAGACACTCTGCAAAGACCCGGATTCTTGAGAACATTCACTCTGTTGTCTCTCACTTGCATCATTTTACTTGGAGCAGTCCGGTGTGATTTGCTGACTGAGCGTGTGGTTTGTTGTTGTGTCACAGGGATGACTAAAGTAAAGGTAGGGAAGGAGGATTCATCCTCGGCGGAGTTTGTGGAAAAGAGACGAGCAGCACTGGAGAGGTGAACACATATCAATAGAAAACATCAATAGAACTGCAGCACAGGCCTGTCAGTTTTCCATCTGTTTCAAGCCAAGAATATTTAGATCACCGCAGTATTTCAATCACCAAAAACAATGGGACATTTGAAAATGCTTAACATAAACACTTAAAGAGGACACTTAAAATTCaattttacatggtgtttgaacattaATGTGTGTCCACAGTATCTGTAAACAAACAGTATattatggtaaaaatccacccactcctctTATGATCCCCATAAATCAGAGGCAGTGTCTGAAGATACACTGTTCCAGATTTCCCTCTACTGTGACGTGACAGTAGGGACAAGCCCCGCCACAAAAAATCCTATAATAACCAGAAAAAGAGTAAGCATTGGTGAAAACTATGCAACTTTTACACCATAAAGTCAAAGtcaagtttatttttgttttagcaAATATGCGCTGCAATTTAACATCATTGATCCAGTCAAAATGTCTGGTAGCCaagtattaatttaattgaGGATAAAGATTAGgaaatatggttaaaatgtattcacGTTACACAATTGTTTCATTTTTGACTGGTTATATTTACtgattgtgtgtttattttctgCAGGTATCTACAGAGAGTAGTGGCTCATCCATCTCTGCTGCAGGACCCGGATGTTCGAGAGTTTTTAGAGAGAGATGAGGTCACCACCTTTATCATGTTCCTAGACACATCGTACAGTATTTTTAGTGGCATATTTAAGAtctaaacgtgtgtgtgtgtgtgtttagttgCCCAGGGCAGTAAATACTCAGACTTTGAGTGGACCTGGCCTGCTAAAGATGATAAACAGAGCGTCGGACGCAGTAAATAAGATgaccataaaaatgaatgaatcagatAATGTAAGAGGAGCTCAGTTTCTGTGTTTCTAAAGCATATATTCTCCCAGGACGTTGTATTTGGCTAGTGATTGACACATCTCTCTGTGTGTCAGTGGTTTGAGAGTAAGCTGCAGGAGGTGGAGAATGAGGAGCAGCTGTTAAGGAGGCTGCATGTTGCTGTTGACTCATTAGTAAACCACAGGAAAGGTGAGAGTAAAAACTACACTGTGAAGCCAATCTTCCAGATTCATGCTGTTACACAGCATCTCAATATCTTTCTCCTCTCGTAGAGTTGTGTAGTAACACAGCAGTGTTTAGTAAGAGTGTGGCCATGCTGGGCAGTGTGGAGGAGAACACTGCATTGTCTCGGGCACTTTCACAGTTGGCGGAGGTGGAGGATAAGATGGAGCAGCTGCATCAGCAACAGGCCTTCAGCGATTTCTTCATCCTCGCCGAGCTCCTGGCCGACTACGTCAGACTGCTGGG is a genomic window of Megalobrama amblycephala isolate DHTTF-2021 linkage group LG3, ASM1881202v1, whole genome shotgun sequence containing:
- the snx1b gene encoding sorting nexin-1, whose protein sequence is MSGSCGRNPPPFPDNEDQEAEFDTRVLDSDEYDDEGEDIFTGARSKPITPTSPPDEGDIFSEEGSYIRTDVHHATNGLHSDEELDLFTEATVELTLTNTTSQGRREIIGPTASACNTTHVPNSILKPSIVTKTMEELEEEESGDQFELNIAVTNPEKIGDGMNAYMSYKVSTQTTLPMFHNKTFTVRRRFSDFLGLYEKMLAKHSLLGCIIPPPPQKSVVGMTKVKVGKEDSSSAEFVEKRRAALERYLQRVVAHPSLLQDPDVREFLERDELPRAVNTQTLSGPGLLKMINRASDAVNKMTIKMNESDNWFESKLQEVENEEQLLRRLHVAVDSLVNHRKELCSNTAVFSKSVAMLGSVEENTALSRALSQLAEVEDKMEQLHQQQAFSDFFILAELLADYVRLLGAVRCCFEQRMKVWQRLQEAQSTLQKKREAEAKLLWANKPEKLQQAKDDINEWESKVSQYERDLERVTCTVRKEVLRFEKEKARDFKQHIVKYLESLLHTQHRLVKCWEAFLPEAKAIA